From one Paenibacillus sp. FSL K6-1330 genomic stretch:
- a CDS encoding IS110 family transposase, with protein MRLAQLLRAGELTRVHVPTPEEEALRDLVRMREDVKEDRARIRQRIGKFLLRHQIAPKEPLRRWTAKYRLWLGRIPFESASQRLVLQEMLHQMDENEERLKRLEAAIHEEATEGHHAPLIQALQTLRGVAETTATGIVAEVCSFTRFGNAKAFMGYTGLVPREYSSGQSRWQGNITKSGNTHLRRLLVESAWSYRYKPALQGELKKRQQGKSPEIQAISWKAQHRLHRKYTKMLSKGKPSGKAVVAVARELSGFIWSIARELEEKRINR; from the coding sequence ATGCGTCTGGCACAATTACTTCGAGCAGGTGAATTAACACGTGTGCATGTACCTACTCCAGAGGAAGAAGCGCTTCGTGATTTGGTACGAATGCGTGAAGATGTTAAGGAAGACCGAGCTCGAATCCGGCAGCGGATCGGGAAGTTTCTCCTTCGTCATCAGATTGCACCTAAAGAGCCACTTCGCCGCTGGACGGCTAAATACCGGTTATGGTTAGGACGTATTCCATTCGAGTCCGCTTCTCAACGTTTGGTTCTGCAGGAAATGCTGCATCAGATGGATGAAAATGAAGAACGTCTGAAGCGTTTGGAAGCAGCCATTCACGAAGAAGCCACGGAAGGGCACCACGCCCCCTTAATACAAGCCCTTCAAACCTTACGTGGAGTAGCTGAAACGACAGCAACAGGAATCGTAGCGGAAGTGTGTTCATTTACCCGGTTTGGTAATGCGAAGGCTTTCATGGGGTACACAGGTTTGGTGCCGAGGGAATACTCAAGTGGCCAAAGCCGATGGCAGGGAAACATTACGAAATCGGGGAATACGCACCTTCGTCGTTTATTGGTCGAATCCGCTTGGAGTTACCGCTATAAACCTGCGCTACAAGGAGAGTTAAAGAAACGTCAACAAGGAAAATCTCCTGAAATTCAGGCCATATCCTGGAAGGCACAGCATCGACTACATCGAAAATACACGAAAATGCTGTCAAAGGGTAAGCCTAGTGGCAAAGCAGTTGTGGCCGTGGCGCGTGAACTAAGTGGATTTATTTGGTCGATTGCCCGAGAACTTGAAGAGAAAAGGATAAATAGGTGA
- a CDS encoding transposase, with protein MKDTIKYVGLDVSKENIAVSVADPGREGARYLGTIPHTEYHILKVLRKLGQPNELSVCYEAGPTGYPLVRLLTAHGYDCIVIAPSLMPSRPGERVKRIVGIRCVWHNYFEQVN; from the coding sequence ATGAAGGATACCATAAAATACGTAGGCTTAGACGTGTCGAAGGAAAATATTGCTGTATCTGTAGCTGATCCAGGAAGAGAAGGCGCTCGGTATTTGGGCACGATTCCTCATACCGAGTATCACATCTTGAAAGTATTGAGGAAGTTAGGCCAACCCAATGAATTAAGCGTTTGTTACGAGGCAGGTCCAACAGGATATCCTTTAGTTCGTTTGCTAACTGCACATGGATATGACTGCATTGTTATCGCCCCATCACTTATGCCTAGTCGTCCAGGAGAACGGGTAAAACGGATCGTAGGGATTCGATGCGTCTGGCACAATTACTTCGAGCAGGTGAATTAA
- a CDS encoding transposase: MSCEGCSCKAACTKAQGNREISVSLRYLRYKQQVREKLRSEEGYALSVRRMVEPESGFGQLKNNRGFWRFLLRGLTKVSLEVGCLSLAIICSSKRQRTEKQEMAVQGDNILSTAISLFDTFFNRTNRPSSEQTYLWRQLLL; this comes from the coding sequence GTGAGCTGCGAAGGGTGTTCATGCAAAGCTGCTTGCACGAAAGCTCAAGGGAACCGGGAAATCAGCGTAAGTCTCAGGTATCTTCGTTACAAGCAGCAAGTGAGAGAGAAACTTCGAAGTGAGGAAGGCTATGCGTTGTCGGTGCGGCGAATGGTCGAACCGGAGAGTGGGTTTGGGCAGTTGAAGAATAACCGGGGATTCTGGCGATTTCTGCTTCGAGGACTGACGAAAGTGAGCCTAGAGGTCGGATGCCTTTCGCTTGCCATAATCTGCTCAAGCAAGAGGCAACGGACCGAAAAGCAAGAAATGGCGGTGCAAGGAGATAACATCCTGAGCACCGCCATTTCTTTATTTGACACATTTTTTAATCGGACGAACCGTCCGTCAAGTGAGCAAACCTACTTATGGAGACAGCTCCTTCTTTAA
- a CDS encoding asparagine synthase, translated as MREGLIPAVLGTVVSASGAALLGSKYKLAATGILGFGLAHIVLGAIDLVEHR; from the coding sequence ATGCGTGAAGGATTGATTCCTGCTGTTCTTGGAACTGTGGTTTCTGCTTCGGGTGCCGCTCTGCTTGGCAGCAAGTATAAACTTGCCGCAACCGGTATTCTCGGCTTCGGACTGGCTCATATTGTGCTTGGTGCGATTGACCTGGTGGAACATCGGTAA
- a CDS encoding Crp/Fnr family transcriptional regulator — protein sequence MNTTVDHVMEIENLGNTQCFSEQNRNRLLVSMKERVLPEGSHLFWEGDFADKLYYVKQGRIKLTKSTDEGKELILYMYHPGDMVGQADPFFSNNHSFSAEVLEDSVVGVIEHKDLELLICQHCDFAIDFMKWMGIHHRITQTKFRDLMMYGKPGALTSTLIRLSNTYGQHQADDTILINKKITHTDLSNMIGATRESVNRMLSDLRKKDAIEYAGGMIVIKDLPMLQEICHCELCPNEICRI from the coding sequence ATGAATACTACTGTAGACCATGTAATGGAAATCGAAAACTTAGGGAACACGCAGTGCTTCTCGGAACAAAACCGCAACCGTCTGCTGGTCAGCATGAAGGAAAGGGTACTCCCTGAAGGATCCCATTTGTTCTGGGAAGGCGACTTTGCCGACAAGCTGTACTACGTTAAACAAGGAAGAATTAAATTAACCAAATCGACTGATGAAGGCAAAGAGCTCATTCTATATATGTACCATCCAGGAGACATGGTCGGGCAAGCCGATCCATTCTTCAGCAACAATCACAGTTTCTCGGCAGAGGTGCTGGAGGATAGCGTTGTCGGTGTCATTGAGCACAAGGATCTGGAGCTGCTGATCTGTCAGCATTGCGACTTCGCCATTGATTTTATGAAGTGGATGGGCATACACCACCGCATCACCCAGACCAAATTCCGGGATCTCATGATGTACGGTAAGCCCGGTGCTTTAACATCGACACTGATCCGTCTGAGCAACACCTACGGACAGCATCAAGCGGATGATACCATTCTCATCAACAAGAAGATTACCCACACCGATCTATCGAACATGATTGGGGCCACCCGCGAAAGCGTGAACCGGATGCTGAGTGACTTACGCAAAAAAGATGCCATCGAATATGCCGGCGGAATGATTGTCATTAAAGATCTTCCGATGCTGCAGGAAATCTGCCATTGCGAGCTGTGTCCGAACGAAATCTGCCGGATTTAA